From Alteromonas sp. RKMC-009, one genomic window encodes:
- a CDS encoding DUF885 domain-containing protein, whose translation MKPNMKTLAGFALSLVAASIIGCSPASEKTQETTAPVAAEQTAQSEAERLNAWFEEQYEKQLQMSPITLTMRGRKERYGEIDDASEKAAEERFAMLEAAVEEMKSTFDYDKLDDAAKISWNILVYSYEQDKLMKPFERREYIFNQMFGMHTSLPTVLINYHKVESEQDLKDYVSRLGETGRAMDQLIDRARINADEGVKSPYFAYQGVIEQSKGIISGKPFDDSENDSALYADFKAKAQSLVDAGELTQEQADGYLKDAEAMLTTKLGPAYQTLIDWFEADLPSLDKNAKGVWALPDGEAYYNAMLARSTTTDMTADEIHELGLKEVARIRKEMEKVKAELGFEGSLREMFDYFREDKTDERLYYPNTDEGREGYLSDTRTYINNMKEMLPDYFGRLPKADLVVKRVEPFREQPGAAQHYYPSSPDGKTPGVYYVHLIDMTMMPKSEMEAIAYHEGVPGHHMQIAIAQELEDIPTFRTQMFFTSYVEGWALYAERLASEMGAYKEPVNNFGRLHSEMWRAIRLVLDTGIHAKKWTEQQAVDYFIDNSPISEGQAKSEVQRYFVMPGQATAYKIGMLKILELREKAKTALGDKFDIRGFHDLVLGGGAVPLSTLELMVDDWIKSQS comes from the coding sequence ATGAAACCCAATATGAAAACCCTCGCAGGCTTTGCACTGAGCCTTGTAGCTGCATCTATCATCGGATGTTCACCTGCCAGCGAAAAGACGCAGGAAACCACAGCCCCTGTTGCAGCGGAACAAACTGCGCAATCAGAAGCCGAAAGGCTTAATGCCTGGTTTGAAGAGCAGTATGAGAAGCAACTGCAAATGTCACCCATCACTTTAACCATGCGTGGCCGCAAAGAGCGCTACGGTGAAATTGATGATGCATCGGAAAAGGCTGCTGAAGAGCGGTTTGCCATGCTGGAAGCCGCTGTTGAAGAAATGAAATCCACCTTCGATTACGACAAGCTGGATGATGCGGCAAAGATCTCATGGAATATCCTGGTTTACTCTTATGAACAGGATAAGCTGATGAAGCCTTTTGAGCGCCGTGAATACATCTTTAATCAGATGTTTGGTATGCACACGTCTCTTCCTACAGTTTTAATTAATTATCACAAAGTCGAAAGCGAGCAGGACTTAAAGGACTACGTAAGCCGTCTGGGTGAAACCGGCCGGGCGATGGATCAGTTAATCGACCGCGCGCGCATCAACGCCGATGAAGGTGTGAAGTCACCGTACTTTGCTTATCAGGGCGTCATTGAACAAAGTAAAGGCATTATCTCCGGAAAGCCCTTTGACGATTCTGAGAACGACAGCGCCCTTTATGCAGATTTTAAAGCCAAAGCACAATCTCTTGTCGATGCCGGTGAGCTGACACAAGAGCAGGCTGACGGTTACCTTAAAGACGCCGAAGCCATGCTTACCACTAAGCTTGGGCCTGCATATCAAACGCTGATTGACTGGTTTGAAGCTGATCTGCCTTCGCTGGATAAGAATGCTAAAGGTGTCTGGGCACTGCCGGACGGCGAAGCCTATTACAATGCCATGCTTGCACGCTCCACTACCACGGACATGACTGCGGATGAAATTCACGAACTGGGGTTAAAAGAAGTCGCCCGTATTCGTAAGGAGATGGAAAAGGTAAAAGCAGAGCTTGGATTTGAAGGTTCTCTTCGTGAGATGTTTGATTACTTCCGTGAAGATAAAACCGATGAACGTCTCTATTACCCGAATACCGATGAGGGCCGTGAGGGTTATTTGAGTGATACCCGTACCTACATCAACAACATGAAAGAAATGCTGCCTGATTACTTTGGCCGTCTTCCTAAGGCAGACCTTGTGGTGAAACGGGTTGAGCCTTTCCGCGAGCAACCGGGTGCTGCACAGCATTACTATCCGAGCTCTCCTGATGGTAAGACGCCGGGCGTTTACTACGTACACCTGATTGATATGACCATGATGCCAAAAAGCGAAATGGAAGCGATTGCTTATCACGAGGGTGTGCCGGGCCATCACATGCAAATTGCCATTGCTCAGGAACTGGAAGATATTCCCACATTCCGCACACAAATGTTCTTCACCAGCTATGTGGAAGGCTGGGCACTTTATGCAGAGCGTCTTGCCAGCGAAATGGGCGCTTACAAAGAGCCGGTAAATAACTTTGGCCGTTTGCATTCTGAAATGTGGCGTGCAATCCGTCTTGTTCTGGATACCGGAATTCACGCGAAAAAGTGGACAGAGCAACAGGCTGTAGACTATTTCATTGATAACTCGCCAATTTCTGAAGGTCAGGCGAAATCAGAAGTTCAGCGCTATTTTGTTATGCCGGGTCAGGCGACTGCTTACAAAATCGGTATGCTGAAAATTCTGGAACTGCGTGAGAAAGCAAAAACCGCGCTGGGTGATAAGTTCGACATCCGCGGATTTCACGACCTGGTATTGGGTGGCGGTGCCGTGCCGTTAAGCACGCTGGAGCTGATGGTCGACGACTGGATTAAATCTCAGTCTTAA
- a CDS encoding MOSC domain-containing protein has protein sequence MHIEALYAAKPVPFGPRGAPSAIQKQPVPFLTVLTSGTEEDEQGNKKLHGGPEKVLHQFSHRGYERLSEAFPEGNFVPGTIGENLIVEGMDDTNVFIGDVWQMGEIVVQVGAPRAPCNKISQRFDIKNLDRFVGNEGITGWYFRVIETGTLNTGDEVKLISRADKTVSVADLMTAVYDKGNPEKAAEYVQLDVLDDEWKGKCERVIKRGQ, from the coding sequence ATGCATATCGAAGCTTTATACGCAGCTAAACCGGTCCCCTTTGGTCCGCGTGGAGCACCCAGCGCCATTCAGAAACAACCCGTTCCTTTTCTTACAGTACTGACGTCCGGCACTGAGGAAGATGAACAGGGAAATAAGAAGCTGCATGGTGGTCCGGAGAAAGTGCTCCATCAATTCAGTCACCGTGGTTATGAACGTTTATCAGAAGCGTTTCCTGAGGGTAACTTTGTCCCGGGCACCATTGGCGAAAACCTGATAGTTGAAGGCATGGACGACACCAACGTATTCATCGGAGACGTCTGGCAGATGGGTGAGATTGTTGTACAGGTTGGTGCACCCCGCGCCCCCTGTAATAAAATTTCCCAACGCTTCGATATAAAGAACCTTGATCGCTTCGTTGGAAATGAAGGCATTACCGGCTGGTATTTTCGCGTGATTGAAACAGGCACATTGAACACCGGAGATGAAGTAAAGCTGATTTCCAGAGCAGATAAAACGGTCAGCGTTGCTGATTTAATGACGGCCGTTTATGACAAGGGTAATCCCGAAAAAGCAGCAGAGTATGTGCAACTCGATGTACTGGATGATGAGTGGAAGGGAAAATGTGAACGCGTAATTAAACGCGGGCAATAG